Proteins from a genomic interval of Actinoalloteichus hymeniacidonis:
- a CDS encoding bifunctional lysylphosphatidylglycerol flippase/synthetase MprF, whose protein sequence is MSDYPVTIATVLPVWAIAILTGSVVSGPSEALRDMVATGVPAFEAGRWWTPLTSMFFAPGIGGYLLATVLALLLLPAVERRNGSVRTASLLVLAPVVGSLLAVGVVTLGAELGSSWAQQLSRDTSVSAGAAILGAALAGTARFGALWRRRLRLLLLGWLVMAALYSGLFGDVLRLVVGVAGVLLGMLLWPDVDRRPRPRAPSTPEARALIALLVTVTALGPLLAALTHAPIGPLSVLREVVDPALPDLNEWRRVCAAPDQQARCRQLATSGRISGFGSALLDAVPALLSLVIAAGLRRGRRAAWVCAVVLQVSLAVLGVLLAVLVLRDPVERQVQLAPLWPSMPMVWVPAVVPALVAVVLVANRHRFEVRQAGVRRTVDAVVDVLLATSAVWLIGGLISRNGFVPPPNFLDLLIELPARFVPPGYLVAVSPRMLPASWAAVVVTEWIGVLCWLAVAVLLARLFLGRPHVGGQRGERARELVRIDPRSNLAQMVGWPGNDYWFTPAGDTAVAYRVVGSVALTLGGPFGASGTDAAAIGGFTAFCRDQGLVPCFYTITGPVERHCAAAGFDTVRIAEETVLPLRELSFTGKRWQHVRSALHRAERFGVIAEYSSFAELPSTLRTQIRAISEEWVASKGLPEMGFTLGGFDELADPGTRLLIAVDGDRRVHGVTSWLPVYRDERPVGWTLDFMRRADDAMPGVMEFLIASAALRFKGDGLEFLSLSAVPLAHRGSSERAEDSAALLRLLDRLADELEPVYGFRSLLAFKAKFQPDYHPLYLAYPEAAALPAVAYAIGHAHLPHLRPHQLAQLIRLRSEAKG, encoded by the coding sequence CCATCCTCACCGGCTCGGTCGTCTCGGGTCCGTCCGAGGCACTGCGGGACATGGTGGCCACCGGAGTGCCCGCCTTCGAGGCAGGCCGGTGGTGGACTCCCCTGACGTCGATGTTCTTCGCGCCCGGGATCGGCGGCTATCTGTTGGCGACCGTGTTGGCGCTGCTGTTGCTGCCCGCTGTCGAGCGCCGCAACGGCAGCGTTCGCACCGCGTCGTTGCTGGTCCTGGCCCCGGTGGTCGGTTCGCTGTTGGCGGTGGGCGTGGTGACCCTCGGCGCCGAGCTGGGCAGCTCGTGGGCGCAGCAGTTGTCCCGGGACACCTCGGTGAGCGCCGGGGCGGCGATCCTCGGGGCGGCGTTGGCGGGCACGGCGCGCTTCGGGGCGTTGTGGCGCCGACGGCTGCGCCTGTTGCTGTTGGGCTGGTTGGTGATGGCCGCGCTGTATTCCGGCCTGTTCGGCGATGTCCTGCGCCTGGTGGTCGGGGTCGCCGGTGTGCTGCTCGGAATGCTGTTGTGGCCCGATGTCGACCGCCGGCCCCGGCCCCGCGCACCGTCCACCCCGGAGGCTCGCGCGCTGATCGCGTTGCTGGTGACGGTGACGGCGCTGGGCCCGCTCCTGGCGGCGCTCACCCATGCCCCGATCGGCCCGCTGTCGGTGCTGCGGGAGGTGGTGGATCCGGCGTTGCCCGATCTGAACGAGTGGCGGCGGGTCTGCGCGGCACCGGATCAGCAGGCTCGTTGTCGACAGTTGGCGACCAGTGGGCGGATCTCGGGCTTCGGTTCGGCCCTGTTGGACGCGGTTCCGGCGTTGTTGTCGCTGGTCATCGCGGCGGGACTGCGGCGGGGTCGGCGGGCGGCGTGGGTGTGCGCGGTGGTGTTGCAGGTCTCGTTGGCCGTGCTCGGGGTGCTGCTGGCCGTCCTGGTGCTGCGTGATCCCGTCGAGCGCCAGGTGCAGCTGGCGCCGCTCTGGCCGTCGATGCCGATGGTGTGGGTGCCCGCCGTGGTGCCCGCGCTGGTCGCGGTGGTGCTGGTGGCGAATCGGCACCGCTTCGAGGTCCGGCAGGCCGGGGTTCGCCGCACGGTGGACGCCGTGGTCGACGTGCTGCTCGCGACCTCGGCGGTGTGGCTGATCGGCGGGCTGATCAGCCGCAACGGCTTCGTGCCGCCGCCGAATTTCCTCGATCTGCTCATCGAGTTGCCCGCCCGATTCGTGCCGCCGGGTTATCTGGTGGCGGTGTCGCCGCGCATGCTGCCCGCGAGTTGGGCTGCGGTGGTGGTGACCGAGTGGATCGGGGTGTTGTGCTGGCTGGCGGTCGCGGTGCTGTTGGCCCGGCTGTTCCTCGGTCGTCCGCATGTCGGCGGGCAGCGGGGCGAGCGGGCACGCGAGCTGGTGCGGATCGACCCGAGGTCGAATCTGGCGCAGATGGTGGGTTGGCCGGGCAACGACTACTGGTTCACCCCGGCCGGGGATACCGCCGTGGCCTATCGGGTGGTCGGCTCGGTGGCGCTGACGCTGGGTGGTCCGTTCGGTGCGTCGGGCACCGATGCCGCCGCAATCGGCGGTTTCACCGCCTTCTGCCGGGACCAGGGGCTGGTGCCCTGCTTCTACACCATCACCGGGCCGGTCGAGCGGCACTGCGCGGCCGCGGGTTTCGACACCGTGCGCATCGCGGAGGAGACCGTGTTGCCGCTGCGCGAGTTGTCGTTCACCGGCAAGCGGTGGCAGCACGTTCGCAGCGCCCTGCACCGGGCCGAGCGCTTCGGTGTGATCGCCGAGTACAGCTCCTTCGCCGAGCTGCCCTCGACCCTGCGCACCCAGATCCGGGCGATCTCCGAGGAATGGGTCGCGAGCAAAGGACTGCCGGAGATGGGATTCACCCTCGGCGGCTTCGACGAACTGGCCGATCCGGGCACCCGGTTGTTGATCGCGGTGGACGGCGATCGGCGGGTGCACGGCGTGACCAGCTGGCTGCCGGTGTACCGCGATGAGCGGCCGGTGGGGTGGACGTTGGATTTCATGCGCCGGGCCGATGACGCGATGCCGGGGGTCATGGAGTTCCTCATCGCCTCGGCGGCCTTGCGGTTCAAGGGCGACGGCCTGGAGTTCCTCAGCTTGTCCGCGGTGCCGCTGGCGCACCGGGGTTCCTCGGAACGCGCGGAGGACTCCGCCGCGCTGCTGCGGCTGCTGGATCGGCTGGCCGACGAACTGGAACCGGTCTACGGATTCCGCTCCCTGCTGGCGTTCAAAGCGAAGTTCCAGCCGGACTATCACCCGCTGTACCTGGCCTACCCGGAAGCGGCGGCGCTGCCCGCCGTCGCCTATGCCATCGGCCATGCCCACCTCCCGCACCTGAGGCCGCACCAGCTGGCGCAGCTGATTCGGCTGCGCAGCGAAGCCAAGGGTTGA
- a CDS encoding MmcQ/YjbR family DNA-binding protein: MTPQEFIDIALWFPEATEDQPYGPDALVYKVAGKSFAILAGADAAEDEETEPARITLKCEPDLALELRAQFPSITPGYHTDKRHWNTIVLDGTVPDDELVEMTVHSYQRVIAGLRRADRDRLTAVLGQDAPPLPGETT, translated from the coding sequence ATGACCCCGCAGGAGTTCATCGACATCGCGCTCTGGTTCCCCGAGGCGACCGAGGACCAGCCCTACGGGCCCGATGCCCTGGTCTACAAGGTGGCCGGGAAATCCTTCGCGATCCTCGCGGGCGCCGACGCCGCCGAGGACGAGGAGACCGAGCCTGCCCGGATCACCCTCAAATGCGAACCCGATCTGGCCTTGGAGCTGCGGGCGCAGTTCCCGAGCATCACCCCCGGCTATCACACCGACAAGCGACACTGGAACACGATCGTCCTCGATGGCACCGTGCCCGACGACGAGCTGGTGGAGATGACGGTGCACTCCTACCAGCGCGTCATCGCCGGCTTGCGCCGCGCCGACCGGGACCGGTTGACCGCCGTGCTCGGTCAGGACGCGCCGCCGCTACCCGGCGAGACGACCTGA
- a CDS encoding asparaginase: MRRVLLLATGDTIAFRHHYGPPSVAPGAELVAALGSITLSVEVVAEDVIAEPSWDTSEATQNALARRVRGAILDGGFDGVVVTHGVDTIVETAFLTDLVAGRAATRGAIVFTGSVRCLDDPAGDGPADLDAAICAAADPALRGIGAVICLGEELHAARWARLTDVTRRSSLSSAPHPTLGRVSGGEVVVRAAPPVRPPRSVDAENKPAAEVALIKTYPGMPPTLLDAVVDAGARGIVLEGTGLGNVPVELFATINGLSSAGIPVVVASRAVTTDTVPDLDCAMGMAAQLGAIHARGLAPEQARIAVSVVLRGGGDVEDVRGWFDRI; the protein is encoded by the coding sequence ATGCGCCGCGTGCTGTTGCTGGCCACCGGGGACACCATCGCGTTCCGCCACCACTACGGCCCGCCGAGTGTGGCCCCGGGCGCGGAACTGGTGGCCGCCCTCGGTTCGATCACGCTGTCGGTCGAGGTGGTCGCCGAGGACGTCATCGCCGAGCCGAGTTGGGATACCTCCGAGGCCACCCAGAACGCGCTGGCCCGCCGGGTGCGCGGCGCGATCCTGGACGGCGGATTCGACGGCGTCGTGGTCACCCATGGCGTCGACACGATCGTCGAGACGGCCTTCCTCACCGACCTGGTCGCGGGCCGCGCCGCCACCCGAGGCGCCATCGTGTTCACCGGTTCCGTCCGCTGCCTCGACGACCCGGCGGGCGACGGACCGGCGGATCTGGACGCCGCCATCTGCGCGGCGGCCGACCCGGCGCTGCGTGGCATCGGTGCGGTGATCTGCCTCGGCGAGGAACTCCACGCGGCCCGCTGGGCGCGCCTGACCGACGTCACCCGACGCTCGTCGTTGTCCTCGGCGCCGCATCCCACGCTGGGCCGGGTCAGCGGCGGCGAGGTCGTCGTCCGGGCCGCCCCGCCCGTGCGTCCGCCGCGATCCGTCGACGCCGAGAACAAGCCGGCCGCCGAGGTGGCCTTGATCAAGACCTATCCGGGAATGCCGCCGACGCTGCTCGACGCGGTGGTCGATGCGGGGGCCCGGGGCATCGTCCTGGAGGGCACCGGTTTGGGCAACGTGCCGGTCGAGTTGTTCGCCACCATCAACGGACTCAGCTCGGCGGGCATCCCGGTGGTGGTGGCCTCGCGGGCGGTCACCACCGACACCGTCCCGGACCTGGACTGCGCGATGGGAATGGCCGCGCAGCTGGGGGCCATCCACGCACGGGGGCTCGCCCCGGAGCAGGCCCGAATCGCCGTGTCGGTCGTGTTGCGCGGTGGTGGTGACGTGGAGGACGTGCGCGGCTGGTTCGACCGGATCTGA